The Meriones unguiculatus strain TT.TT164.6M chromosome 1, Bangor_MerUng_6.1, whole genome shotgun sequence genome has a segment encoding these proteins:
- the LOC110541140 gene encoding olfactory receptor 9I1-like encodes MAKNNLTTVTKFVLMGFIDLPKWEVPLFLVFLSFYLVTILGNLGMIILIQVDIQLHTPMYFFLSHLSVLDACYTSVITPQILATLAKDKMIISYGQCATQFFFFTICAATECFMLAVMAYDRYVAISNPLLYTVAMSPKRCWSLVAGAYAGGLFGAILRTTCTFSLFFCEDNQINFFFCDLPPLLKLACSDTTNVEIIIVFFGNFVILANALVILISYLLIIKAVLRMKSSGGRGKTFSTCASHLTAVALFFGTLIFMYIRSSSGKSLEEDKVVSVFYTVVIPMLNPLIYSLRNKDVKAAFRKVTGRFQVSQTLQS; translated from the coding sequence ATGGCCAagaataacctcactacagtaactAAGTTCGTTCTCATGGGCTTTATTGACCTTCCCAAGTGGGAAGTCCCTCTTTTTCTGGTGTTTCTCAGCTTCTATCTTGTCACCATTTTGGGAAACTTGGGCATGATCATTCTCATCCAGGTGGATATCCAACTCCACACCCCAATGTATTTCTTCCTGAGCCACCTTTCTGTGTTGGATGCCTGCTATACCTCAGTCATCACCCCTCAGATTCTGGCAACACTGGCCAAAGACAAAATGATCATCTCCTATGGCCAATGTGCTACCCAGTTTTTCTTCTTCACCATCTGTGCAGCAACCGAGTGTTTCATGTTGGCAGTGATGGCCTATGATCGCTATGTTGCTATTAGCAACCCACTGCTCTACACTGTGGCCATGAGCCCTAAAAGATGCTGGAGTTTGGTGGCTGGTGCCTATGCTGGTGGGTTGTTTGGGGCCATCTTAAGAACCACATgcaccttttctctcttcttctgtgaAGACAATCAAATTAACTTCTTCTTTTGTGACCTTCCACCCCTGCTGAAGCTGGCCTGCAGTGACACAACAAATGTTGAAATTATAATTGTCTTTTTTGGGAACTTTGTCATTTTGGCCAATGCACTGGTCATACTCATTTCCTACCTGCTCATCATCAAGGCTGTCCTGAGGATGAAGTCTTCAGGGGGCAGAGGTAAAACGTTCTCCACCTGTGCCTCCCACCTCACTGCTGTGGCTCTTTTCTTTGGGACCCTCATCTTCATGTACATACGGAGCAGTTCAGGCAAATCcctggaggaagacaaggtagtaTCTGTCTTCTACACTGTGGTCATCCCCATGCTGAACCCTCTGATCTATAGTCTGAGAAACAAAGATGTGAAAGCTGCCTTCAGAAAGGTCACTGGTAGATTCCAGGTGTCTCAAACCTTGCAAAGTTAA